In a single window of the Limnohabitans sp. 2KL-27 genome:
- a CDS encoding FMN-binding negative transcriptional regulator gives MYLPQQFNHPQHAAAIMREHPFANVVSTDGDGFPFVTHLPLKLIEEGGQPMALLGHCARANPHAAFLQERPQALVTFMGPQAYMSPAVYPDLLRVPTWTYLAVHARVEARLLEGEEAKDALLKQLIADHEPAYAAQWRALPESYAHGMLNGIVAFELKILDLKTKVKINQHRPESHAAMHAAYAQGGEQEKALALWMQRLGMVA, from the coding sequence ATGTACTTGCCCCAACAATTCAACCACCCGCAACACGCTGCGGCCATCATGCGCGAGCACCCTTTTGCCAATGTGGTGTCCACCGACGGTGATGGCTTCCCCTTTGTCACGCATTTGCCGCTCAAGCTGATCGAGGAGGGCGGCCAGCCGATGGCGCTGCTGGGTCACTGTGCACGTGCCAATCCGCATGCCGCATTTTTGCAAGAGCGGCCGCAGGCGCTGGTGACCTTCATGGGGCCGCAGGCCTACATGTCGCCCGCGGTTTACCCCGATTTGCTGCGCGTGCCAACCTGGACTTATCTGGCCGTGCATGCGCGAGTGGAGGCCCGCTTGCTCGAAGGCGAGGAGGCCAAAGATGCTTTGCTCAAACAATTGATTGCCGACCACGAGCCCGCTTATGCCGCGCAGTGGCGCGCGCTGCCCGAGAGCTATGCCCATGGCATGCTGAACGGCATTGTGGCGTTTGAATTGAAGATTCTGGATCTCAAAACCAAGGTCAAGATCAACCAGCACCGACCCGAATCGCACGCGGCCATGCACGCGGCTTATGCCCAAGGCGGCGAACAGGAAAAGGCCTTGGCGCTGTGGATGCAACGGCTGGGCATGGTGGCTTGA
- the tadA gene encoding tRNA adenosine(34) deaminase TadA — protein MTVDAQPQDAHWIGLALEQARQAALAGEVPVGAVVVKDGQVIATGRNAPIASHDPTAHAEVVALREAARGLGNYRLDGCTLYVTLEPCAMCSGAMLHARLDRVVFGAPDLRTGVAGSVLNLFDHTQLNHQTQVTGGVLADECGQLLKDFFKPKRMNPHPLREDALRTPDAAFADLPDYPWQPRYMNDLPSIAGLRMHYLDEGDVKAPLTWLCLHGNPAWSYLYRKMIPVWLAAGHRVVAPDWIGFGKSDKPKKDSFHQFETHRQSLLDLIERLDLQRVVLVVQDWGGILGLTLPMAAPERFKGLLVMNTTLATGEQPLSDGFLAWRNWCHSQPLFDVGKLFKRGNPGMSPQETAAYNVPFPDKGYRAALRAFPPMVPEFADSPGAGLSRQARDFWRKDWQGQTFMAIGQQDPVLGEPVMRQLQSQILGCPEPMLLPDAGHFVQEQGRVIAEAAVRHFKP, from the coding sequence TTGACCGTGGACGCGCAGCCTCAAGACGCTCACTGGATAGGCCTGGCTTTGGAACAGGCGCGTCAGGCTGCCTTGGCGGGTGAAGTGCCGGTGGGCGCGGTGGTCGTCAAGGACGGGCAAGTGATCGCCACAGGCCGCAACGCACCGATCGCCAGCCACGACCCGACGGCGCACGCCGAGGTGGTGGCTCTGCGCGAAGCGGCTCGCGGGCTGGGCAATTACCGGCTGGACGGTTGCACCTTGTATGTGACGCTGGAGCCCTGCGCCATGTGCAGCGGAGCCATGCTGCACGCCCGGTTGGACCGCGTGGTGTTTGGTGCGCCCGACCTGCGCACCGGGGTGGCGGGCTCGGTGCTCAACCTCTTTGACCACACGCAACTGAACCACCAAACCCAGGTCACGGGCGGCGTGCTGGCCGATGAATGCGGCCAGTTACTCAAAGACTTTTTCAAGCCCAAGAGAATGAACCCCCACCCCCTCAGAGAAGACGCATTGCGCACCCCCGACGCGGCATTTGCCGATTTGCCGGATTACCCCTGGCAGCCGCGCTACATGAACGACCTGCCCAGCATCGCCGGGCTGCGCATGCACTACTTGGATGAGGGCGATGTGAAGGCCCCCTTGACCTGGCTGTGCCTGCATGGCAACCCGGCTTGGAGTTACCTCTACCGCAAGATGATCCCGGTCTGGCTGGCTGCAGGGCACCGTGTGGTCGCCCCTGATTGGATTGGTTTTGGCAAAAGCGACAAGCCCAAAAAGGACAGTTTTCACCAATTCGAAACGCATCGTCAAAGCCTTCTCGATTTGATCGAGCGGCTCGACCTGCAGCGCGTGGTGCTGGTGGTACAGGACTGGGGCGGCATTTTGGGCTTGACCCTGCCCATGGCGGCCCCCGAGCGATTCAAGGGCCTGCTGGTCATGAACACCACTTTGGCCACCGGGGAGCAGCCTCTGAGCGACGGCTTTTTGGCATGGCGCAACTGGTGCCACAGCCAACCGCTGTTCGATGTGGGCAAGCTGTTCAAGCGTGGCAACCCCGGTATGTCGCCGCAAGAGACAGCGGCCTACAACGTGCCCTTCCCGGACAAAGGCTACCGCGCTGCGCTGCGCGCCTTCCCGCCCATGGTGCCGGAATTCGCCGATTCACCGGGGGCTGGCTTGTCGCGGCAAGCGCGTGACTTTTGGCGCAAGGACTGGCAAGGCCAGACGTTCATGGCCATCGGTCAGCAAGACCCGGTGCTGGGCGAACCGGTGATGCGCCAATTGCAAAGCCAGATCTTGGGCTGCCCCGAGCCGATGCTGCTGCCTGATGCCGGGCATTTTGTGCAGGAGCAGGGCAGGGTGATTGCCGAGGCGGCTGTGCGACACTTCAAGCCCTGA
- a CDS encoding LD-carboxypeptidase produces MAHIYIFSPSSAVRDKAAFRRGVKRLQAQGHEVEVDEAALASHMRFAGDDATRIAAIARASASGAHVALISRGGYGLTRILPSLPYKQIAKAIDGGMQFVGLSDFTAFNQAVYAQTGRISWQGPALGEDFGPEQEPDDIMQACFDDLILEQGEGTGWQRPKAETERSVRVKDAPLWGGNLSVLTSLLGTPYFPQIKNGVLFLEDVGEHPYRVERMLTQLLHAGVLAQQKAVLMGQFSRYKLVPAHDKGFKLTAVIDWLRSQIKAPVLTGLPFGHVETKVLLPVGAKVDLVTEGRDALMVWGHI; encoded by the coding sequence ATGGCCCACATTTACATCTTTTCTCCGTCCAGCGCGGTGCGCGACAAGGCCGCATTCCGCCGTGGCGTCAAGCGATTGCAAGCCCAAGGGCATGAGGTGGAAGTCGATGAAGCGGCGCTGGCCAGCCACATGCGTTTTGCGGGCGACGACGCCACGCGCATTGCGGCCATCGCCCGCGCCTCAGCCAGTGGCGCCCATGTCGCACTCATTTCGCGCGGGGGCTATGGCCTCACGCGCATCTTGCCCAGCTTGCCCTACAAGCAGATCGCCAAAGCGATTGATGGGGGCATGCAGTTCGTAGGCCTGAGCGATTTCACGGCGTTCAACCAAGCGGTGTATGCGCAAACCGGGCGCATCAGCTGGCAGGGCCCGGCATTGGGCGAAGACTTTGGCCCCGAGCAAGAGCCCGACGACATCATGCAGGCCTGCTTTGACGACCTGATTTTGGAGCAAGGCGAGGGCACGGGCTGGCAACGCCCCAAGGCCGAGACCGAGCGCTCAGTGCGTGTGAAAGACGCGCCGTTGTGGGGCGGCAACCTGTCGGTGCTGACCTCGCTGCTGGGCACGCCGTACTTCCCGCAAATCAAAAATGGCGTGCTGTTCCTCGAAGACGTGGGCGAGCACCCTTACCGCGTCGAGCGCATGCTGACCCAGTTGTTGCACGCAGGCGTTTTGGCCCAGCAAAAAGCGGTGCTGATGGGGCAGTTCAGCCGGTACAAGCTGGTCCCCGCCCACGACAAGGGCTTCAAGTTGACCGCCGTGATCGACTGGCTGCGCAGCCAGATCAAGGCCCCTGTGCTCACGGGCCTGCCCTTTGGCCATGTCGAGACCAAAGTGCTGCTGCCCGTCGGGGCGAAGGTGGACCTTGTCACCGAGGGGCGTGACGCGTTGATGGTTTGGGGCCATATTTGA
- a CDS encoding penicillin acylase family protein — MKWIARILWLALVATLAAGGALSVYLLRGMPQLDGEVQLKGLSGAVEITRDASDVTHINAKNALDAWRAIGFVHAQERGWQMAFNRRLMRGELSEILGKATLDTDKLMRTLGIVGMAQQQLKGLSPATQAALQAYSEGIQNAWQSGAVRPSPEFKLLGSQAIGADGQAWTPEDSVGWALMMALDLGGNWGQEFARLSAGQVLNNAQLWQLLPAYPGEKPATSVDLPALYRGLGVYAPSTAKAAHAPVPHTPLAQWSAEWVRDMGILEGKGSNNWVLPGSRTVSGKPLLANDPHLALSSPAIWYYAHLKAPAGELPGGYQHPPLDVIGATLPGLPFVVLGRTTGVAWGFTNTGPDVQDLYLEQLDAAKPGQYRTPDGWAAFSQRSETIRVKGQADVALQVRSTRHGPVISDVQPQYQGLIDASRYAVSLRWSALTPDNKTIEAGMQANWAQTVPQLLEAFAEHHAPMQSVVMADALGDVAYKAVGKVPTRSAQNDIRGVAPSPGWLAPYDWTGWLPYAQNPAVDAAQIEKKGWHATANQNILPPGYAHFLGGDWTTPERFERIEQLLAATPRHSLQSMQAIQNDVLSLGAKNLQAKLGQVTSAHALAPAALKLLAGFDGQMRTDSAAALVLNVWADELTRGLLVPHLGAERFQALYGKRHFRAAVEGILERSDAFWCGPSGCLAQVTGALERALDRIVASQGRDLSAWRWGAWHPAISSHKPFGKVPYLNAVFDVRVESAGDLFTVNVGQYWANDKQAPFANRHAASMRAVYDLSGAGPSVFIYQTGQSGHAFDPRSRDMAGLWAKGSYRALQQQPQAVMHHMTLRP; from the coding sequence ATGAAATGGATCGCAAGAATCCTGTGGCTGGCTTTGGTCGCTACCTTGGCAGCAGGTGGTGCGCTCAGCGTCTATCTGTTGCGCGGCATGCCCCAACTCGATGGTGAGGTTCAACTCAAGGGCCTGTCTGGCGCGGTTGAAATCACCCGGGATGCCTCGGATGTGACCCACATCAACGCCAAGAACGCCTTGGACGCCTGGCGCGCCATTGGCTTTGTCCATGCGCAAGAGCGTGGTTGGCAGATGGCGTTCAACCGTCGCCTCATGCGCGGCGAGTTGTCTGAAATTTTGGGCAAAGCCACACTGGACACCGACAAGCTGATGCGCACGCTGGGCATTGTTGGCATGGCCCAGCAGCAGTTGAAAGGCCTGTCGCCAGCCACCCAAGCTGCGTTGCAGGCCTACAGCGAGGGCATTCAAAACGCGTGGCAAAGTGGTGCGGTGCGTCCTTCGCCCGAGTTCAAATTGTTGGGCAGCCAGGCCATCGGTGCCGATGGCCAAGCCTGGACGCCCGAAGACAGTGTGGGCTGGGCATTGATGATGGCGCTGGACTTGGGCGGCAACTGGGGCCAGGAATTTGCCCGTTTGTCCGCAGGCCAGGTGCTCAACAACGCGCAGCTGTGGCAACTCTTGCCCGCATACCCCGGCGAAAAACCGGCGACATCCGTGGACTTGCCCGCACTGTACCGAGGGCTGGGCGTTTATGCCCCTTCGACGGCCAAAGCGGCCCATGCGCCAGTTCCCCACACCCCTTTGGCCCAATGGTCGGCCGAGTGGGTGCGCGACATGGGCATTCTGGAGGGCAAAGGCAGCAACAACTGGGTGCTGCCTGGCAGCCGCACCGTGTCGGGCAAGCCTTTGCTGGCCAATGATCCCCATCTGGCCTTGAGTTCTCCCGCCATTTGGTACTACGCCCACCTCAAAGCCCCGGCGGGTGAATTGCCCGGTGGGTACCAACACCCGCCGCTCGACGTGATCGGCGCCACCTTGCCCGGCCTGCCTTTTGTGGTGCTGGGGCGCACCACCGGTGTGGCCTGGGGTTTCACCAACACCGGCCCCGACGTGCAGGACTTGTATCTGGAGCAACTTGATGCAGCCAAGCCCGGGCAATACCGCACACCCGATGGCTGGGCCGCTTTTTCACAGCGCAGCGAAACCATCCGCGTCAAAGGGCAGGCCGATGTCGCGCTCCAGGTGCGCAGCACCCGCCATGGTCCGGTCATCAGCGATGTGCAGCCGCAATACCAAGGCCTGATCGACGCGAGCCGTTATGCCGTCAGCCTGCGTTGGTCTGCGCTCACGCCCGACAACAAAACCATCGAAGCGGGCATGCAGGCCAACTGGGCCCAAACAGTGCCGCAACTGCTAGAGGCCTTTGCCGAACACCATGCGCCCATGCAAAGTGTGGTGATGGCCGATGCCTTGGGCGATGTGGCCTACAAAGCCGTGGGCAAAGTGCCCACGCGTTCGGCCCAAAACGACATCCGTGGCGTGGCGCCATCCCCGGGTTGGCTGGCCCCATACGACTGGACCGGTTGGCTGCCCTATGCACAAAACCCGGCGGTGGACGCCGCCCAGATCGAGAAAAAGGGCTGGCACGCCACAGCGAACCAGAACATCCTGCCGCCCGGGTATGCCCATTTTTTGGGGGGTGACTGGACCACGCCCGAGCGCTTCGAGCGCATCGAACAGCTGCTGGCGGCCACGCCTCGCCACAGTCTGCAAAGCATGCAGGCCATTCAGAACGATGTGCTGTCCCTGGGTGCCAAAAACTTGCAGGCCAAGCTCGGACAGGTCACATCAGCGCACGCCTTGGCCCCTGCTGCCTTGAAGCTGTTGGCCGGTTTTGATGGGCAGATGCGCACCGACAGTGCAGCGGCTTTGGTGCTGAATGTCTGGGCCGATGAGTTGACGCGGGGCTTGTTGGTGCCGCATTTGGGCGCAGAGCGTTTCCAAGCGCTGTATGGGAAGCGCCATTTCAGGGCCGCCGTGGAGGGCATCCTGGAGCGTTCCGATGCGTTTTGGTGTGGCCCTTCTGGCTGCCTCGCGCAAGTGACTGGGGCGCTGGAGCGGGCGCTTGACCGGATTGTGGCCAGCCAGGGGCGCGATCTGTCGGCTTGGCGTTGGGGTGCGTGGCACCCGGCCATCAGCAGCCACAAACCTTTTGGCAAAGTGCCTTACCTCAACGCCGTGTTCGATGTGCGGGTGGAAAGTGCCGGGGATTTATTCACCGTGAATGTGGGTCAATATTGGGCCAATGACAAGCAAGCCCCTTTTGCCAACCGGCATGCGGCCTCCATGCGGGCGGTCTACGACTTGAGTGGGGCTGGTCCGTCGGTTTTCATTTACCAGACAGGGCAGTCTGGCCATGCGTTTGATCCACGCAGTCGCGACATGGCCGGGCTTTGGGCTAAAGGGAGCTACCGCGCATTGCAGCAACAGCCACAAGCCGTGATGCATCACATGACGCTGCGGCCTTGA
- a CDS encoding helix-turn-helix domain-containing protein produces MTEAEPLEAETAEFLTSSQAAKRLGLSMATIQKLVDNNILQAWKTFGGHRRISLSSVLNYQSANNFSEAPRLPTDRRAKVMMVIESPELTHRLKKDMAQWPLPLQMSFYDSLTEALLALLNEKHDLLVVQMTESRKQQEKALDILQKFVSSRHTVAHTLILTAEADLLPPSKLASHTASIQVLNKALSPVWMSAYLSGFVAQRRA; encoded by the coding sequence ATGACCGAAGCCGAACCCCTCGAAGCAGAAACTGCCGAGTTTCTGACCAGTTCACAGGCCGCCAAGCGTTTGGGTTTGTCGATGGCGACCATCCAGAAACTGGTCGACAACAACATCTTGCAGGCTTGGAAAACCTTTGGCGGACACCGTCGGATTTCGCTGTCCTCGGTGCTGAATTACCAAAGTGCCAACAATTTTTCTGAAGCACCGCGCTTGCCCACGGACCGGCGCGCCAAAGTCATGATGGTGATCGAGTCCCCAGAGCTGACCCACCGGCTCAAAAAGGACATGGCCCAATGGCCATTGCCACTTCAAATGTCGTTTTACGATTCCCTGACAGAAGCTTTGCTGGCGTTGTTGAACGAAAAGCACGACCTGCTGGTCGTTCAAATGACCGAGTCGCGCAAACAGCAAGAAAAAGCCTTGGACATCTTGCAGAAATTTGTGAGCTCCAGGCACACCGTGGCCCACACGCTGATCCTGACTGCGGAGGCAGATTTGCTGCCGCCGTCCAAATTAGCCAGCCACACGGCCAGTATTCAGGTCCTCAACAAGGCGCTGTCACCCGTCTGGATGTCGGCCTATTTGTCAGGCTTTGTCGCGCAGCGCCGCGCCTGA
- a CDS encoding YbfB/YjiJ family MFS transporter produces the protein MSSDPPSHLHPWQVITGGICGLVLSIGLARFAFTPLLPQLQLQTGLSDAAAGGLAATHYAGYISGVLAAAWIDDVRWRHRLYSMGLWVSLLTVAGMALSTWMPAWAMWRYLGGLCGATGMLLGAGLVLGWLMRQGRRPELGVLFIGLGLGIVVSALGAWGVSHIWANWSHQWLAMSAIGLVFLVPAWWWRPPVPPAQAAVTSAEAGPKVSRRWMLTMAASYFAAGWGFVISATFTVAVVEREPAWAGQGALAWALVGLAAMPAVFLWDKVARRWGDTRALLLAFGLQTFSVILPALSGSLAAALGGAIGYGATFIGIVSLTLALVGRRAPNNPGKAMARLTLSYGAAQVIAPVVAGAMAQATGTFKGALWLTAGVMLLGMALLATLPDDPSTT, from the coding sequence ATGTCTTCCGATCCTCCGTCCCACCTACACCCCTGGCAAGTGATCACAGGCGGTATTTGCGGCTTGGTCTTGTCCATCGGCCTGGCCCGGTTCGCCTTCACCCCCTTGTTGCCCCAACTGCAGTTGCAGACGGGCCTGAGCGATGCCGCAGCTGGGGGCCTGGCCGCCACCCACTACGCGGGTTACATCTCAGGCGTTCTGGCGGCTGCCTGGATCGACGATGTGCGCTGGCGGCACCGCCTCTACAGCATGGGACTTTGGGTGTCGCTGCTCACCGTGGCCGGGATGGCCTTGTCCACTTGGATGCCTGCTTGGGCCATGTGGCGCTATTTGGGGGGCTTGTGCGGTGCCACCGGCATGTTGCTCGGTGCAGGTTTGGTGTTGGGTTGGCTGATGCGACAAGGCCGACGGCCCGAGTTGGGGGTGCTTTTTATCGGATTGGGCTTGGGCATCGTGGTGTCGGCCCTGGGTGCCTGGGGCGTGTCGCACATCTGGGCGAATTGGTCGCATCAATGGCTGGCCATGTCGGCAATCGGGCTGGTGTTTTTGGTGCCGGCCTGGTGGTGGCGGCCGCCCGTGCCGCCTGCTCAGGCTGCCGTGACCTCTGCAGAGGCTGGGCCCAAAGTGTCGCGCCGTTGGATGCTGACCATGGCGGCCAGCTACTTTGCGGCGGGTTGGGGCTTTGTGATCAGCGCCACCTTCACGGTGGCCGTTGTCGAGCGAGAACCGGCATGGGCCGGGCAGGGCGCATTGGCTTGGGCACTGGTGGGGCTGGCGGCCATGCCTGCGGTATTTTTGTGGGACAAGGTGGCGCGGCGCTGGGGTGACACCCGGGCCCTGCTGCTGGCCTTTGGTTTGCAGACCTTCTCGGTCATCTTGCCGGCCCTGTCGGGCTCTTTGGCGGCCGCACTGGGTGGCGCCATCGGCTATGGCGCCACCTTCATCGGCATTGTCAGTTTGACACTCGCGTTGGTCGGGCGGCGAGCCCCGAACAACCCGGGCAAAGCCATGGCCCGCCTGACCTTGAGTTATGGCGCAGCGCAGGTGATTGCCCCCGTGGTGGCCGGCGCCATGGCGCAGGCCACTGGCACTTTCAAGGGCGCTTTGTGGTTGACCGCTGGGGTGATGCTGCTGGGCATGGCCTTGCTGGCCACTTTGCCGGATGACCCTTCTACGACATGA
- a CDS encoding ATP-dependent DNA helicase RecQ: MSDTLDGPGRHFAEQHLHTVLARLAGPGALPRADQVDAVHAALQPASRVLVVQATGWGKSAVYWAATHAIRSKGAGPTLVISPLLALMRDQVSAAERAGLKAATVNSTNLDDWDEVFAQLDADRLDVLLVSPERLGNPRFAARLGALLARVGLIVIDEAHCISDWGFDFRPDYQRLARALLSTPTASVLATTATANQRVTHDIGQQLGVGTVIFRGTLARTSLTLSVVPGLSPLQRYAWLADALEQLPGSGIVYVLTVAEAERLTAFLRSCGHAVDAYTGQSDADTRWLVEDRLRHNQIKAVVATSALGMGYDKPDLGFCVHVGSPSTPVAYYQQVGRAGRAVAHAEGVLLPSDADERIWDYFATASIPDPVTAAKVLASLGTDGRSLLEIEADTGVRRGRLEALLKILAVDGVVDKDGSAWRATGVPYEHDAAKWTALAQVRQQEADIMRQYAHGQGCLMAYLQTALDDPLPTPCGRCSVCTGHLPFPGLSPSPEKLIAARDFLRGMDVAIEPRKRWPGGVGRRGAIRGFDAGRAVAFADDPAWVTELQALRTAVSGDVPAEILAGAVALLGRWAKSWPARPLCVVPLPSPDMALNRRVADDIAQKGRLPLLDVFSWTGGPAPDDAASTPVVAHLESAIRLAPDAALPAGPVLLVAADVRTRWTATVAAALLRERGASQVLLLALHLRP, from the coding sequence ATGTCCGACACCTTGGACGGGCCAGGACGCCATTTTGCCGAGCAGCATCTGCACACCGTCCTGGCCCGCCTGGCCGGGCCGGGTGCTCTGCCCCGCGCCGATCAGGTTGACGCGGTGCATGCTGCGCTGCAACCGGCGTCCCGCGTGTTGGTGGTGCAAGCCACGGGCTGGGGCAAGTCGGCGGTGTACTGGGCAGCTACTCACGCCATTCGCAGCAAGGGCGCTGGCCCCACTTTGGTGATCTCGCCCCTGCTGGCACTGATGCGCGACCAGGTGAGCGCCGCCGAGCGGGCGGGTCTGAAGGCGGCCACCGTGAACTCCACCAACCTTGACGACTGGGACGAGGTGTTTGCGCAACTGGACGCAGACAGGCTGGACGTGTTGCTGGTCTCGCCCGAGCGGCTGGGCAACCCGCGCTTTGCGGCGCGCTTGGGCGCTTTGCTGGCCCGGGTGGGCCTGATTGTGATCGACGAGGCGCACTGCATCAGCGACTGGGGCTTTGACTTCAGGCCCGATTACCAGCGGCTGGCGCGGGCGCTCTTGTCCACCCCCACGGCCAGCGTCCTCGCCACCACTGCCACGGCCAACCAGCGGGTGACGCACGACATTGGCCAGCAGCTGGGCGTGGGCACGGTGATCTTTCGCGGCACGCTGGCTCGCACCTCCCTGACGCTGTCGGTGGTGCCCGGCTTATCCCCCTTGCAGCGTTATGCCTGGTTGGCCGACGCCCTGGAGCAGTTGCCTGGTTCGGGCATTGTCTATGTGCTCACGGTGGCCGAAGCCGAACGGCTGACGGCGTTTTTGCGCAGCTGCGGGCATGCGGTCGATGCCTACACCGGACAAAGTGACGCGGACACGCGCTGGTTGGTGGAAGACCGTTTGCGCCACAACCAGATCAAGGCGGTGGTGGCCACTTCGGCGCTGGGCATGGGTTACGACAAGCCCGACCTCGGGTTCTGTGTGCATGTGGGTTCCCCCTCGACCCCGGTGGCGTATTACCAGCAGGTGGGCCGGGCAGGACGGGCGGTGGCGCATGCCGAAGGGGTGTTGTTGCCTTCCGACGCCGATGAGCGCATTTGGGATTACTTCGCCACCGCGTCGATTCCAGACCCCGTCACGGCGGCCAAAGTCCTGGCGAGTTTGGGCACGGACGGGCGCAGCTTGCTGGAAATCGAAGCCGATACCGGCGTGCGCCGGGGAAGACTCGAAGCGCTGCTCAAAATTTTGGCTGTGGATGGCGTCGTGGACAAAGACGGCTCGGCATGGCGGGCGACGGGCGTGCCCTACGAACACGACGCGGCCAAATGGACGGCCTTGGCGCAGGTGCGCCAGCAAGAGGCCGACATCATGCGCCAGTACGCACACGGGCAAGGTTGCTTGATGGCTTATTTGCAGACTGCTCTGGACGACCCTTTGCCCACGCCTTGCGGCCGCTGCTCGGTGTGCACCGGGCATTTGCCCTTTCCGGGGCTTTCGCCCTCACCCGAAAAGCTGATCGCTGCCCGCGACTTCTTGCGGGGCATGGACGTGGCCATCGAGCCGCGCAAACGCTGGCCGGGCGGGGTGGGGCGCCGGGGCGCGATTCGCGGCTTTGATGCAGGCCGCGCCGTGGCGTTTGCCGATGACCCGGCCTGGGTGACCGAGCTGCAGGCGCTGCGCACGGCGGTGTCGGGGGATGTGCCTGCCGAGATCCTGGCAGGGGCTGTGGCCTTGCTCGGGCGCTGGGCCAAGAGCTGGCCAGCCCGTCCGCTGTGCGTGGTGCCCCTGCCTTCGCCCGACATGGCCTTGAACCGGCGTGTGGCCGATGACATCGCCCAAAAGGGCCGCCTGCCTTTGCTTGACGTGTTCAGCTGGACGGGCGGACCTGCGCCGGATGACGCGGCCTCTACCCCGGTGGTGGCGCATCTGGAGTCGGCCATTCGTCTGGCACCCGATGCCGCTTTGCCCGCCGGGCCGGTGCTGCTGGTGGCCGCCGATGTGCGCACCCGCTGGACGGCTACGGTGGCGGCAGCGCTCTTGCGCGAGCGGGGGGCCAGCCAGGTTCTTTTGCTGGCCTTGCACCTGCGGCCTTGA
- a CDS encoding VOC family protein: protein MKTQIDHLVVMAASLQDGVQWCEETLGITPGPGGEHEKYGTHNRLFKIASPQFPLAYFEIIAINPAAVIPKRSQVPRWFDMDNKALQKTVAEQPRLIHFVSSTDDIKAARHLLRAQGIERGQVVHASRKSGKGTLNWQITVREDGERLFDGTLPTLIQWGKPDATDPLRLHPRNSLPRSGVTLQSLSVSHPSAAKLQAAYAAIGLEGIAIEAGPANLVATLQTPKGLVQLQSLGI, encoded by the coding sequence ATGAAAACTCAAATTGACCATTTGGTGGTGATGGCAGCGTCATTGCAAGACGGCGTGCAATGGTGTGAAGAGACCCTGGGCATCACACCCGGCCCCGGCGGCGAACACGAAAAATATGGCACGCACAACCGCCTGTTCAAAATTGCCTCCCCCCAATTCCCCTTGGCTTATTTTGAAATCATCGCCATCAACCCAGCGGCCGTGATCCCCAAACGTTCGCAGGTGCCACGCTGGTTCGACATGGACAACAAGGCCTTGCAAAAAACCGTTGCCGAGCAACCCCGGCTGATCCACTTCGTGTCCAGCACCGACGACATCAAGGCCGCCCGCCATCTGCTGCGGGCCCAAGGCATTGAGCGTGGCCAAGTCGTGCACGCCAGCCGCAAGTCTGGCAAAGGCACTCTCAACTGGCAAATTACAGTGCGCGAAGACGGCGAGCGCCTCTTCGACGGCACCTTGCCCACCTTGATCCAATGGGGCAAACCCGACGCGACCGACCCGCTGCGCCTGCACCCGCGCAACAGCCTGCCGCGCTCCGGCGTGACCTTGCAAAGCCTGAGCGTGAGCCACCCCAGCGCCGCCAAACTCCAAGCGGCCTACGCGGCCATTGGACTCGAAGGCATTGCCATCGAGGCCGGCCCAGCCAATTTGGTGGCCACGCTGCAAACCCCGAAAGGGCTGGTTCAGTTGCAAAGCCTGGGGATTTGA
- a CDS encoding isochorismatase family protein → MLIDADESQLVLVDFQVRLKPAMLDADAVWANAARLATLAQALEVPTWGTEQNPSRLGEMPPDIRSHCRQVLAKMQFSAVEEGLGEWLQPEPVQAPRGNARSLPRHLQKPQTGTEPRKIIVLAGCEAHICLMQTALDLLEDDFEVWVVTDACSSRTERNRDAAYDRLAGAGAELVTAEMVAFEWIRTAEHPDFKLLQSLFK, encoded by the coding sequence ATGTTGATCGATGCTGATGAAAGCCAACTGGTGCTGGTGGATTTTCAGGTCCGCCTGAAACCTGCGATGCTGGACGCAGACGCCGTGTGGGCCAACGCCGCACGCCTGGCCACCTTGGCCCAAGCGCTGGAGGTGCCCACTTGGGGCACCGAGCAAAATCCATCGCGCCTGGGCGAGATGCCCCCCGACATCCGCAGCCATTGCCGCCAGGTCCTGGCCAAGATGCAGTTCAGCGCTGTCGAAGAGGGTCTGGGCGAATGGCTTCAGCCCGAGCCAGTTCAGGCCCCGCGCGGCAATGCCCGCAGTTTGCCACGCCACTTGCAAAAGCCCCAGACCGGAACCGAGCCACGCAAGATCATCGTGTTGGCCGGTTGTGAAGCGCACATTTGTTTGATGCAGACCGCCCTGGATTTGCTGGAAGATGATTTCGAGGTCTGGGTGGTGACCGATGCCTGCAGCTCGCGCACCGAGCGCAACCGCGATGCCGCTTATGACCGATTGGCGGGGGCAGGCGCAGAGTTGGTCACTGCCGAGATGGTGGCGTTTGAGTGGATCCGCACCGCCGAGCATCCCGACTTCAAGTTGCTGCAAAGCTTGTTCAAATGA